The Papaver somniferum cultivar HN1 chromosome 3, ASM357369v1, whole genome shotgun sequence genome includes a region encoding these proteins:
- the LOC113359947 gene encoding uncharacterized protein LOC113359947, giving the protein MKNILADDLQASKKKRTASDVIDLLRMEYGVDLTYSQAYHSLQFTKRFIWGDDMNSYSYFVWYKDAIEHYNPGSVVNFEYDSGTRRFKRFFVAFEASITGFNNYCRPMLFIDCNFLTGKFKGGLMVACGKTGNQEIYPVAFGIVECENCESWQWFLTNLKGIIREDCPLTIISDRGISLLKHVHEVFPNAFHSFCLYHMKGNIHVPKGRSRQTAIKLFEECYIALTKEIFYAAAKRERWGENTSNIAESFNNVIKHDTPLPALDLVDVIRAKVMEQNYKRLVESNKWTTRLTPRMQSRFNKRINRSYKFRRSSEKVFEIIYPMSTWILELVAAKWWQKHSFPCTHAMKAMLQIGMMNRTTILALTILLTTIEGCTLDPYILLRTLRSHLELMKRGKFCLPMMVGNNVKGLKVLGTGVLVKKCARRGSVASVGC; this is encoded by the exons ATGAAGAATATATTGGCAGATGATTTACAAGCATCTAAGAAGAAGAGAACTGCTTCTGATGTTATAGATTTACTCCGAATGGAATATGGAGTTGACCTCACGTATAGTCAGGCATACCACAGTTTACAATTCACTAAGCGATTTATTTGGGGTGATGACATGAATTCTTATTCATACTTTGTTTGGTATAAAGATGCCATTGAACATTACAATCCTGGAAGCGTCGTGAATTTTGAGTATGATAGTGGGACGCGTCGGTTCAAAAGGTTTTTCGTGGCTTTTGAAGCTTCTATAACTGGTTTCAACAATTACTGCCGTCCGATGCTATTTATCGATTGTAATTTTCTCACTGGGAAGTTCAAAGGTGGTCTTATGGTTGCTTGCGGAAAAACTGGTAACCAAG aGATCTATCCAGTTGCATTTGGAATTGTAGAATGTGAAAATTGTGAGAGTTGGCAATGGTTCTTAACCAATTTGAAGGGTATTATTCGTGAAGATTGTCCACTGACCATCATATCAGATCGTGGAATCAGCCTTTTGAAGCATGTGCATGAAGTATTCCCAAATGCTTTCCATTCTTTCTGTTTGTACCATATGAAAGGAAATATTCATGTTCCAAAGGGCAGGAGTAGACAAACCGCAATCAAGTTATTCGAAGAGTGCTACATTGCATTAACAAAGGAAATTTTTTATGCTGCTGCGAAGA GAGAAAGGTGGGGTGAGAACACATCTAATATTGCTGAGAGTTTTAACAACGTCATTAAGCATGATACGCCGCTTCCAGCACTTGATCTTGTTGATGTTATTCGTGCTAAGGTAATGGAGCAGAATTACAAGAGGTTAGTGGAGTCTAACAAGTGGACTACAAGGCTCACTCCTCGTATGCAATCAAGGTTTAACAAGAGGATAAACCGTTCATACAAGTTTCGGAGATCAAGTGAGAAGGTATTTGAGATCATTTATCCAATGTCGACTTGGATTCTAGAACTTGTAGCTGCAAAATGGTGGCAAAAACATAGCTTTCCTTGCACTCATGCAATGAAAGCAATGTTGCAGATTGGAATGATGAACCGTACAACTATATTAGCCCTTACCATACTTCTGACTACTATAGAAGGTTGTACTCTCGACCCATATATCCTATTACGGACTCTGAGAAGCCACCTGGAATTAATGAAAAGGGGTAAATTTTGCCTCCCAATGATGGTCGGGAACAACGTGAAAGGCCTGAAGGTGTTAGGTACAGGGGTTCTCGTGAAAAAGTGCGCAAGAAGAGGAAGTGTGGCCAGTGTGGGATGCTGA